A single window of Anaerocolumna chitinilytica DNA harbors:
- a CDS encoding SHOCT domain-containing protein, which yields MMMEHEIEVKVNFTVEDCYDAILEAVSTLKNYEITDENEIIGTVQIKVKGLTASPGDYVTVTISHETSDITKVLIRGGVKVPYLLAKKNCIKNAEAIAAAFANEIKNYEKAGQSASKSKSDDSVENKLERLKNMYQKDLLTQEEYEQKKKEIINSMFN from the coding sequence ATGATGATGGAACATGAAATTGAAGTAAAAGTAAATTTTACTGTTGAAGACTGTTATGATGCTATATTAGAAGCGGTATCAACCCTCAAAAATTATGAAATTACTGATGAAAATGAAATTATCGGTACAGTACAAATTAAGGTAAAGGGGTTAACAGCTTCTCCGGGTGATTATGTGACTGTCACTATTTCACATGAAACCTCTGATATTACAAAGGTTTTAATAAGAGGTGGGGTAAAAGTACCATATCTGCTTGCTAAAAAAAATTGTATTAAAAATGCTGAAGCTATCGCTGCGGCGTTTGCAAATGAAATCAAAAATTATGAAAAAGCAGGACAAAGTGCGAGTAAATCAAAGTCTGATGATTCAGTTGAAAATAAACTTGAGCGTTTGAAAAACATGTATCAAAAGGATTTATTAACACAAGAAGAGTACGAACAAAAGAAAAAAGAAATTATAAACAGTATGTTTAATTAA
- a CDS encoding aldo/keto reductase, giving the protein MILQETYTLKNGVKVPKIGLGTWQIPDGEQTYQAVLWALQNGYRHIDTAMAYGNEASVGRAIKDSGIAREEIFVTTKLPAEHKGHKIAHECFQKSINLLGLDYIDLYLIHAPWPWHSIGQDCTQGNIDSWQALEEIYDSGAVKAIGISNFEPKHIQPILSMCKYVPMMNQISFHIGHRQEEIVNFCAPLDIKITAYSPLATGRIIGNKTIVAMAEKYQVTPAQLCIRYCLQKDTVVIPKSTKEERIISNAKVDFVILDEDMKTLDQVNN; this is encoded by the coding sequence ATGATTTTACAGGAAACGTATACGTTGAAGAATGGAGTCAAAGTACCAAAAATTGGTTTAGGAACCTGGCAGATACCGGATGGAGAACAGACCTATCAGGCAGTCCTGTGGGCATTACAGAATGGATACAGACATATAGATACAGCGATGGCTTACGGAAATGAAGCAAGTGTTGGAAGAGCTATTAAAGATTCCGGGATAGCCAGAGAAGAGATTTTTGTTACTACAAAGCTCCCTGCAGAACATAAGGGGCATAAAATTGCCCATGAATGCTTTCAGAAATCTATAAATTTATTGGGACTGGATTATATTGACCTTTATTTAATCCATGCCCCCTGGCCTTGGCACAGCATTGGTCAGGATTGTACACAAGGAAATATCGACAGCTGGCAGGCTTTAGAAGAAATCTATGATAGTGGCGCAGTGAAGGCAATTGGTATCTCAAACTTTGAACCCAAACATATACAACCAATATTATCAATGTGCAAATATGTACCAATGATGAATCAGATTTCCTTTCATATTGGTCATAGACAGGAAGAGATCGTTAATTTTTGCGCACCCCTTGATATTAAAATTACCGCTTACTCTCCATTGGCAACCGGAAGAATAATTGGAAATAAAACGATTGTAGCAATGGCCGAGAAATATCAGGTAACTCCCGCACAGCTTTGTATCCGTTATTGCTTGCAGAAAGATACTGTTGTTATCCCCAAATCAACAAAGGAAGAACGAATTATTTCGAATGCAAAAGTAGATTTTGTTATCCTTGATGAAGATATGAAAACTCTGGATCAAGTTAACAATTAA